The sequence ACGCTCACCGAGGCACGCGCGGGCAGCCGCACGACGTACCGCACTTCGGCGCGACCCCCGGCCATCTGCAGGCCGCCTGGCGTCTCGGTGCGCAGGCGGACGGTCTGACCGTCGACCTCCTCGCGAATCTCGATCCGCTTCAGCAGTTCCTTCGCGGCCGCATCGCTCGCGGCCTTGGCGATGCGTTCGGCCCGCACGTGGAGCTGGCCGTCGGTCGAGGTCTCGACCTCGATGGCGCCGTTGGTGTTCCGCACCTCGAGCCTCGCTTCGTCGCCGAGCGGGTAGCTCCGCGTCCACTCTTCGCGCGCCTCGGCGGAGAAGCTCGTGAACGCCAGTTCGCAGCCGGCCGACAGGACGAGGGCGACGCCGACGACCGACAGGCAGGCGATGTGGCCGATCCGACACACGCTGGGCATGAGAGACCTCTCTGGAGGAGAGAGACGACGGGAGGGGGGGGGAAGTTCAGCGGTTCAGCTCGGAGGCCGGCTTTCTCCAGGACCGAGATCGCACTTACGAAACGGTAATCGTTCGATCGGGGCATACGCAAGAGCTGGCACGTGTTCCCGGTGTTTTCCTGCCGGTTTCGATCTCATCGGTTGAGCGGGCAAAGGGTACGGGCGTTGCCCAGACCTCCCATGTCATGGCTCGTCCGACCTCTCACACCGCCTTCTTCCGTCTTCTGGGGTTCACCTTCGGGCTCGTCGCGCTCATGGCCATCCCGGCCGCCGCCAACACGGTGACGCTGGCGTGGGACGCCAATACCGAGCCCGATCTGCAGGGCTACCGGATCCACTATGGCACCGGCGCGGGCATCTACTCGAACACCCTGGACGTCGGCAACGTGACCACGGCGCAGGTGACCAACCT comes from Acidobacteriota bacterium and encodes:
- a CDS encoding DUF4097 family beta strand repeat protein; this encodes MPSVCRIGHIACLSVVGVALVLSAGCELAFTSFSAEAREEWTRSYPLGDEARLEVRNTNGAIEVETSTDGQLHVRAERIAKAASDAAAKELLKRIEIREEVDGQTVRLRTETPGGLQMAGGRAEVRYVVRLPARASVSVQNTNGRVTLTGLSGPVDARTTNGGVSGRGLTGPVVAQTTNGGVDIEVDEVAEGGVSLGATNGGVQLRLPATARADVSLRCTNGGINTEGLDLETSGERSRRRVEGRLNGGGPPVRLETTNGGVRLRGRSL